One Mycobacterium sp. SMC-4 DNA window includes the following coding sequences:
- a CDS encoding sensor histidine kinase gives MAATLLLVACGLLASGVAVTTIMQHSLMNRVDATLLDASQGWAQVPRQAARAPLEDPNPARPPSDFYVRAVDHDGQVWIAINDRAAEPDLPGDDVGSQPVTVGSVNRPDLHWRAMTVRGPGGELTTVAMDLADVDSTMRSLVYTQMGIGAAVLLVLGVVGYVVVHRSLRPLAEVEQTAAAIASGQFDRRVPERDPRTEVGRLSLALNGMLAQIQRALASSEASAQQSRTSEDRMRRFITDASHELRTPLTTIRGFAELYRQGAARDVEMLMSRIESESRRMGLLVEDLLLLARLDAARPLERHRVDLLALATDAVHDAQSIAPTRVIRMDVVDGPGTPEVLGDEARLRQVLSNLVANALQHTPATAAVTVRVGTEDDVAILEVCDEGPGMSADDAQRVFERFYRADSSRARASGGTGLGLSIVDSLVWAHGGQVSVTTAPGEGCSFRVTLPRIKDSPSPTSVPVGSGQFG, from the coding sequence GTGGCCGCCACTTTGCTGCTGGTCGCCTGCGGACTACTGGCCTCCGGCGTCGCGGTGACCACGATCATGCAGCACAGCCTGATGAACCGGGTCGACGCCACGCTGCTCGACGCGTCTCAGGGCTGGGCGCAGGTGCCGCGGCAGGCGGCGCGCGCGCCGCTGGAAGACCCGAACCCGGCGCGGCCGCCGTCGGACTTCTACGTGCGCGCCGTCGACCACGACGGACAGGTCTGGATCGCGATCAACGACCGGGCCGCCGAACCCGACCTTCCCGGTGACGACGTCGGCAGTCAGCCGGTCACCGTGGGATCGGTGAACCGCCCCGATCTGCACTGGCGCGCGATGACGGTGCGCGGCCCCGGCGGCGAACTGACCACCGTGGCGATGGACCTGGCCGACGTGGACTCGACGATGCGCTCGCTGGTCTACACCCAGATGGGGATCGGGGCAGCGGTTCTGCTGGTGCTCGGTGTCGTCGGCTACGTGGTGGTGCACCGCAGTCTGCGACCGCTGGCCGAGGTCGAGCAGACTGCCGCGGCGATCGCGTCGGGACAGTTCGACCGCCGCGTTCCCGAACGTGACCCCCGCACCGAGGTCGGGCGCTTGTCGTTGGCCCTCAACGGCATGCTGGCCCAGATACAGCGCGCGCTGGCGTCCTCGGAAGCCTCGGCCCAGCAATCGCGGACCTCTGAGGACCGGATGCGGCGATTCATCACCGATGCCAGTCACGAATTGCGCACACCGTTGACCACCATCCGCGGGTTCGCCGAGTTGTACCGCCAGGGTGCTGCGCGCGACGTCGAGATGCTGATGAGTCGCATCGAAAGCGAGTCGCGCCGAATGGGTTTGCTGGTGGAGGATCTGCTGCTGCTGGCCCGGTTGGACGCTGCGCGTCCGCTCGAGCGGCACCGTGTCGACCTGCTGGCGTTGGCCACCGACGCGGTGCACGATGCGCAGTCCATCGCGCCGACCAGGGTGATCCGGATGGACGTGGTCGACGGTCCCGGAACTCCTGAGGTGCTCGGCGACGAAGCGCGGCTGCGGCAGGTGCTGTCCAACCTGGTGGCCAACGCATTGCAGCACACACCCGCGACCGCAGCCGTCACGGTGCGGGTGGGCACCGAGGACGACGTCGCGATTCTCGAGGTCTGCGACGAGGGGCCCGGGATGAGCGCCGACGACGCGCAACGGGTTTTCGAGCGGTTCTACCGTGCGGACTCGTCGCGGGCTCGGGCCAGCGGCGGCACCGGGCTGGGACTGTCGATCGTCGACTCGCTGGTGTGGGCCCACGGCGGCCAGGTCAGCGTGACCACTGCGCCGGGTGAGGGCTGCAGCTTCCGGGTGACGCTGCCGCGCATCAAGGATTCCCCCTCGCCGACGTCGGTCCCGGTCGGCTCAGGTCAGTTCGGCTAG
- a CDS encoding mycofactocin-coupled SDR family oxidoreductase: MAGRVEGKVAFITGAARGQGRSHAVRLAEEGADIIAIDVCGPISSNTQIPPATPDDLAETVDLVKGLGRRVVTAEVDVRDYAAVKAVVDSGVEQLGRLDIVVANAGIGNGGQTLDHTSEEDWDDMIAVNLSGVWKSVKAAVPHLLSGGRGGSIILTSSVGGLKPYPHTGHYIAAKHGVIGLMRTFAVELGQHSIRVNAVCPTNVSTPLFMNEGTMKLFRPDLENPGPDDLAVAAQFMHVLPVGWVEPVDISNAVLFLASDEARYITGLPVTVDAGSMLK, encoded by the coding sequence ATGGCCGGTCGGGTCGAAGGTAAGGTTGCATTCATCACGGGCGCGGCACGCGGGCAGGGGCGCAGCCACGCGGTGCGCCTGGCCGAAGAAGGCGCGGACATCATCGCGATCGACGTCTGCGGGCCGATCAGCAGCAACACCCAGATTCCCCCCGCCACCCCGGACGATCTGGCCGAGACTGTCGACCTGGTCAAGGGTTTGGGCCGCCGGGTCGTCACTGCCGAGGTCGACGTGCGTGACTACGCCGCGGTCAAGGCGGTCGTGGACTCCGGGGTCGAGCAACTGGGCCGGCTCGACATCGTGGTGGCCAACGCCGGCATCGGCAACGGCGGTCAGACCCTGGATCACACCAGTGAAGAAGACTGGGACGACATGATCGCCGTCAATCTCTCGGGTGTCTGGAAGTCGGTCAAAGCTGCTGTGCCCCATCTGCTGTCCGGTGGGCGCGGCGGATCGATCATCCTGACCAGCTCGGTCGGCGGCCTCAAGCCGTACCCGCACACCGGTCACTACATCGCCGCCAAGCACGGGGTGATCGGTCTGATGCGTACCTTCGCCGTCGAACTGGGCCAGCACTCCATCCGGGTCAATGCGGTCTGCCCGACCAACGTCAGTACCCCGTTGTTCATGAACGAGGGCACGATGAAGCTGTTCCGGCCGGACCTGGAGAACCCGGGCCCCGACGATCTGGCCGTGGCCGCGCAGTTCATGCACGTGCTGCCCGTCGGCTGGGTCGAGCCCGTCGACATCAGCAACGCCGTGCTGTTCCTGGCCTCCGACGAAGCCCGGTACATCACCGGTCTCCCGGTCACCGTCGACGCCGGCAGCATGCTCAAGTAG
- a CDS encoding HNH endonuclease — translation MGRTCRGCGIVMEKRRSKVYCTNACQQVHQRRLLLEQWLATGICGRMSHAGHFVRDYLYREQRGSCAICGIGDQWNGSKLAFILDHVDGDATNNSRQNLRLVCSNCDSQLPTYKARNRGRGRHYRRQRYADGLSY, via the coding sequence ATGGGTAGGACCTGTCGCGGGTGCGGGATCGTCATGGAGAAGCGGCGTTCGAAGGTGTACTGCACCAACGCATGCCAACAGGTGCACCAAAGGCGGCTGCTGTTGGAGCAGTGGCTTGCCACCGGGATATGTGGCCGCATGTCTCATGCCGGACACTTCGTCCGCGACTATCTCTACAGGGAGCAGCGGGGGAGCTGTGCGATCTGCGGCATCGGAGACCAGTGGAACGGAAGCAAGCTGGCGTTCATCCTCGACCACGTCGATGGAGACGCGACCAACAATTCTCGGCAGAATCTGCGATTGGTCTGCTCCAACTGTGACAGTCAATTGCCGACATACAAGGCCAGGAACCGAGGCCGCGGGCGCCACTATCGGCGGCAGAGGTACGCCGACGGTTTGTCCTACTGA
- a CDS encoding SDR family NAD(P)-dependent oxidoreductase translates to MVVGGTRGIGLAVAQLLAARGAGVVVNGRDADTARLAAEGIPGALSYPGSPADPVVADALIDTCVDEFGSIDVLVNCAGTAEPPGSSILNVTTEHFHNLIDAHLGTVFQTCRAAAPRMVEQGRGAIVNTSSFAFLGDYGGTGYPAGKGAVNSLTLAIAAELKEHHVRANVVCPGAKTRLSTGSDYEAHIAELNRRGLLDDISYQGALEAAPPEYAAPTYAYLASDLAANITGRIFIAAGGFVGRFDRQTPALVAYRGHDDEPPWTVEEIASQVG, encoded by the coding sequence CGGTCGCACAGTTGCTGGCCGCCCGAGGGGCCGGGGTGGTGGTCAACGGCCGCGATGCGGACACGGCACGTCTGGCGGCCGAAGGGATTCCGGGCGCTCTCAGCTATCCGGGCTCGCCGGCCGACCCCGTTGTCGCCGATGCGCTGATCGACACTTGCGTCGACGAGTTCGGGTCGATCGACGTACTGGTCAACTGCGCCGGCACCGCCGAGCCGCCCGGATCGTCGATCCTCAACGTCACCACCGAGCACTTTCACAACCTGATCGACGCCCACCTGGGTACCGTGTTCCAGACCTGCCGAGCGGCGGCCCCGCGGATGGTCGAGCAGGGCCGCGGCGCGATCGTCAACACGAGTTCGTTCGCCTTCCTCGGCGACTACGGCGGCACCGGCTACCCGGCCGGTAAAGGCGCAGTCAACAGCCTGACGTTGGCGATCGCGGCCGAGCTCAAGGAACACCACGTGCGGGCCAACGTGGTGTGCCCGGGCGCCAAGACCCGGCTCTCGACGGGAAGCGACTACGAGGCACACATCGCCGAGCTCAACCGGCGCGGCCTACTCGACGACATCAGCTATCAGGGCGCACTCGAGGCAGCGCCGCCGGAGTATGCGGCACCCACCTACGCCTATCTGGCCAGCGACCTTGCCGCCAACATCACCGGCCGGATCTTCATCGCAGCAGGCGGATTCGTCGGCCGTTTCGACCGGCAGACTCCCGCGCTGGTGGCCTATCGCGGGCATGACGACGAACCCCCCTGGACCGTCGAGGAGATCGCCAGCCAGGTCGGGTGA
- a CDS encoding TetR/AcrR family transcriptional regulator, translating into MPAASNARGGGEVNARQRLIEATAKVMRDEGYAAATSRRVAAEAGVKQALVYYYFPTMDDLFVEVLRTGAESSLEHMRTALTNDDPLRALWLINSEEGRTGLNTEFMALANHRKAIRVELRAYAERVRDIETAAVTVALRANGVDLEGHPPVVISMLIAQIARSLCNESAVGVTLGHDEMRAYVDRQLRSLTPSAGG; encoded by the coding sequence ATGCCGGCTGCATCGAATGCGCGCGGCGGCGGTGAGGTCAATGCGAGGCAGCGGTTGATCGAGGCGACGGCAAAAGTGATGCGCGACGAGGGTTATGCCGCGGCCACCTCCCGCCGGGTGGCCGCCGAAGCGGGTGTCAAACAGGCGCTGGTCTACTACTACTTCCCGACTATGGACGACCTGTTCGTCGAGGTGCTGCGCACCGGCGCGGAGAGCTCGCTGGAGCACATGCGAACCGCGCTGACCAATGACGATCCGCTACGCGCGCTGTGGCTGATCAACAGCGAGGAGGGTCGGACCGGTCTCAACACCGAGTTCATGGCGTTGGCCAACCATCGCAAGGCGATCCGGGTCGAGCTGCGCGCCTACGCCGAACGGGTGCGGGATATCGAGACCGCCGCGGTCACCGTCGCGTTGCGCGCCAATGGTGTTGACCTGGAAGGGCATCCACCGGTGGTGATCTCGATGCTGATTGCTCAGATCGCGCGCAGTCTGTGTAACGAGAGTGCCGTCGGGGTCACCCTCGGCCACGACGAGATGCGCGCCTACGTCGACCGGCAGCTCAGGTCGCTTACCCCGAGCGCGGGTGGTTGA
- a CDS encoding response regulator transcription factor: MAMPIPDNVPEARVLVVDDEANIVELLSVSLKFQGFEVYTASSGPEALDKAREARPDAIILDVMMPGMDGFGLLRRLRADGIDAPALFLTARDSLQDKIAGLTLGGDDYVTKPFSLEEVVARLRVILRRSGLRSPDPRTSRLTFADIELDEDTHEVWKAGEPVSLSPTEFTLLRYFIVNAGTVLSKPKILDHVWRYDFGGDVNVVESYVSYLRRKIDTGDKRLLHTLRGVGYVLREPR; this comes from the coding sequence ATGGCGATGCCGATTCCGGACAACGTGCCCGAGGCCCGCGTCCTTGTCGTCGACGACGAGGCCAACATTGTCGAGCTGCTGTCGGTGAGCCTGAAGTTCCAGGGCTTCGAGGTGTACACCGCAAGCAGCGGTCCCGAGGCGTTGGACAAGGCGCGCGAGGCACGACCCGACGCGATCATCCTCGACGTGATGATGCCCGGCATGGACGGATTCGGACTGCTGCGTCGGCTGCGCGCCGACGGCATCGACGCGCCGGCGTTGTTCCTGACCGCACGCGATTCGCTGCAGGACAAGATCGCCGGGCTGACGCTGGGCGGCGACGATTACGTGACCAAACCGTTCAGCCTGGAAGAAGTGGTGGCCCGGCTGCGGGTCATTCTGCGCCGTTCGGGCCTGCGCAGTCCTGATCCGCGCACCTCGCGGCTGACCTTCGCCGACATCGAACTCGACGAAGACACCCACGAGGTGTGGAAGGCCGGCGAACCGGTGTCTTTGTCGCCGACAGAGTTCACGCTGCTGCGCTACTTCATCGTCAACGCCGGCACCGTGTTGTCCAAGCCGAAGATCCTCGACCATGTGTGGCGGTATGACTTCGGCGGTGACGTCAACGTCGTCGAGTCCTACGTGTCCTACCTGCGGCGAAAGATCGACACCGGGGACAAGCGGCTGCTGCACACGCTGCGTGGCGTCGGCTACGTGCTGCGCGAACCGAGGTGA
- a CDS encoding HIT family protein produces the protein MATVFTKIINRELPGRFVYEDDDIVAFLTIQPMTQGHTLVVPRAEIDNWQDIEPSVFARVMEVSQLIGKAVCKAFDTERSGVIIAGLEVPHLHVHVFPARNLSDFGFANVDPNPSAESLDDAQARIKSALAELT, from the coding sequence ATGGCGACTGTCTTCACCAAGATCATCAACCGCGAACTGCCCGGACGATTCGTCTACGAGGACGACGACATCGTCGCGTTTCTGACGATCCAGCCGATGACCCAGGGCCACACCCTGGTGGTGCCTCGCGCCGAAATCGACAACTGGCAGGACATCGAGCCCTCGGTCTTCGCCCGGGTCATGGAGGTGTCCCAGCTGATCGGCAAGGCCGTCTGCAAAGCCTTCGACACCGAACGGTCGGGCGTCATCATCGCCGGCCTGGAGGTGCCGCACCTGCACGTGCACGTCTTCCCGGCCCGCAACCTGTCGGACTTCGGGTTCGCCAACGTCGACCCGAACCCCTCGGCGGAGTCGCTGGACGACGCGCAGGCCCGGATCAAGTCCGCGCTAGCCGAACTGACCTGA
- a CDS encoding AAA family ATPase has protein sequence MVSQAHRLLHQQQPGSVATPRIWVLHGPPVLDLYFHNLYHGSVTLRRTIELWGLEDWGGDPAPITVTLTSSSDLDFSGNADPTHARQRFEAMGTQRAAPPGLQPRTRRARDSGAASDEAESAAASAAEGARSSIGSGQGLINRMQQVSAALRSQNGDRIVVIVDDLSYQLQRLQIQNQADAVLQAQQILRVEWVTGISPRNALLFFTEFRRSNLESHLSPDIDGVRWGDPLKGPSEHEVREALLRLARRKRFEVSTPAAVARSLSGLGSLRTALGHVSRIVDKGDDVNLATVLDLPEIDQTAVEHVLAELEVLIGLDNVKAKARELRRRAEERHRRLAAGELPEETLHMVFTGAPGTGKTSVAKIFAKLYHALGLLRSDRVKVVAPHDLKSSVVGKTRENMQRAVEDALGGVLFIDEVHQFSIPGVGEQDDTKSREAAEALVPLVWNHRTDLVVILAGYAQEISGFFKLDPGLPRRFPDAGRLTFADYTPDQLWEIFHRRLTGARWRIDPAAEAPLRSLLDRRARRAGFGNAGGVANLVDEVLAQHAANEDRSRLLTPADVPDAIVSHPLELQRAQRALDSLVGIAPIRQMIDEIVAGLAYDIAEGRPPEPSGMNLLFVGPPGTGKTTVAKLMSGLLYGHGAIRSDQCLPVTGTELQGQFKGQSAAKVVDLMEKCRNGVLIVDEAYSMHSGGHDSYGSEVINTLVGELTKPENAETVVILAGYESHIDELVGRNPGLASRFEKKVRFANYSPDDCAEIARREMQRLKYTTGDGFLERLSALAQQAMLEQGELFGNARWVRSTVKAAIDKMKVRVMTSNQPPEDPKRTTVELVDLENVDLGRIDAVLAPVQSQFGADQREENVVVANAVVRS, from the coding sequence TTGGTCTCTCAGGCGCATCGGCTTCTGCATCAACAACAGCCAGGCTCGGTGGCTACGCCACGTATCTGGGTCCTGCACGGGCCGCCCGTTCTCGACCTCTATTTTCACAACCTCTATCACGGCAGCGTCACACTGCGTCGTACCATCGAACTATGGGGACTTGAGGATTGGGGCGGTGATCCGGCACCAATCACCGTGACGTTGACTAGCAGCAGTGATCTGGACTTCAGCGGCAACGCGGACCCCACCCACGCCCGTCAACGCTTCGAGGCGATGGGCACGCAACGAGCGGCGCCCCCAGGCCTGCAGCCACGAACGCGTCGAGCGCGAGACAGCGGCGCGGCCTCCGACGAGGCCGAATCCGCGGCGGCCAGCGCGGCGGAAGGCGCACGATCATCGATTGGCAGCGGCCAGGGCCTCATCAATAGGATGCAGCAGGTCAGCGCCGCGCTGAGGTCGCAGAACGGTGACCGGATCGTCGTAATTGTCGACGACCTTTCTTACCAACTGCAGCGGCTGCAAATTCAGAACCAAGCCGACGCCGTGCTGCAGGCTCAGCAGATCCTCCGAGTCGAGTGGGTGACGGGGATCAGTCCACGCAATGCGCTCCTTTTCTTTACCGAGTTTCGGAGAAGCAATCTAGAGTCGCACCTTTCGCCCGACATCGACGGCGTGCGCTGGGGCGACCCACTCAAGGGTCCGAGTGAACACGAAGTCCGAGAGGCGCTACTTCGGCTGGCGCGAAGGAAAAGGTTCGAGGTCAGCACGCCCGCGGCGGTCGCGCGATCGCTTTCAGGACTGGGATCGCTTCGGACAGCGCTCGGCCACGTGTCGCGCATTGTCGACAAAGGCGACGATGTAAACCTCGCGACTGTGTTGGATTTGCCGGAGATCGACCAGACAGCCGTCGAACACGTATTGGCCGAGCTGGAGGTTTTGATCGGACTGGACAACGTCAAAGCCAAGGCGCGCGAACTTCGCCGCCGCGCCGAGGAACGGCACAGAAGGCTCGCCGCCGGCGAACTACCCGAGGAGACGCTGCACATGGTCTTCACCGGCGCCCCCGGCACGGGGAAGACGTCGGTGGCGAAGATCTTCGCCAAACTGTATCACGCCTTGGGATTGTTGCGTAGCGATCGGGTGAAAGTTGTTGCGCCGCACGATTTGAAGTCCTCCGTCGTGGGCAAGACCCGCGAGAATATGCAGCGGGCCGTGGAGGACGCGCTCGGCGGAGTGCTCTTCATCGACGAGGTCCACCAGTTCTCCATTCCTGGCGTGGGCGAGCAAGACGATACGAAATCGCGTGAGGCCGCGGAGGCGTTGGTGCCGTTGGTGTGGAACCATCGCACCGACCTGGTGGTCATCCTGGCCGGATACGCCCAAGAGATCAGCGGCTTCTTCAAACTAGATCCGGGATTGCCGCGGCGTTTCCCTGATGCCGGTAGGTTGACGTTCGCTGATTACACACCGGATCAATTGTGGGAAATCTTTCACCGCAGATTAACAGGTGCTCGCTGGCGCATCGACCCAGCGGCCGAGGCGCCGTTGCGTTCGCTTCTGGACCGACGAGCCAGACGTGCTGGATTCGGCAACGCCGGCGGGGTCGCCAATCTGGTGGACGAAGTGTTAGCGCAACATGCCGCCAATGAGGACCGGTCACGGCTGCTGACGCCAGCCGATGTACCGGATGCCATTGTTAGCCATCCCCTCGAACTGCAACGCGCTCAGCGAGCATTGGACAGTCTCGTCGGAATCGCTCCGATTCGTCAGATGATTGACGAGATTGTGGCAGGACTGGCCTACGACATCGCTGAGGGCCGTCCGCCCGAGCCGTCAGGAATGAACTTGTTATTCGTGGGTCCACCAGGAACTGGGAAGACAACGGTTGCAAAGCTAATGAGCGGATTGCTGTACGGACATGGCGCCATCCGAAGTGACCAATGTCTACCGGTGACCGGAACAGAACTGCAGGGCCAATTCAAGGGCCAGTCGGCTGCAAAGGTCGTGGACCTCATGGAGAAATGCCGCAATGGGGTGTTGATCGTCGACGAGGCTTACAGCATGCATTCCGGAGGCCATGACTCGTACGGATCAGAAGTCATCAACACGTTGGTGGGCGAGTTGACAAAGCCGGAGAACGCCGAAACCGTTGTGATCCTTGCAGGCTACGAATCTCACATCGACGAGCTCGTGGGAAGGAACCCAGGGCTCGCGTCGCGCTTCGAAAAAAAGGTGAGGTTCGCAAATTACTCCCCGGATGACTGTGCCGAGATCGCACGGCGCGAGATGCAGCGCTTGAAGTACACGACCGGAGACGGGTTCCTCGAACGCCTTTCGGCCCTCGCGCAACAGGCAATGCTTGAGCAAGGTGAGCTATTCGGCAACGCACGATGGGTACGCAGCACGGTTAAAGCTGCCATTGACAAGATGAAGGTCCGAGTCATGACGTCGAACCAGCCACCGGAGGACCCCAAGAGAACAACAGTCGAGCTCGTCGACCTCGAGAACGTCGACCTCGGCCGGATCGATGCCGTTCTCGCGCCTGTCCAGAGCCAATTTGGTGCAGACCAGCGTGAGGAAAACGTAGTCGTTGCAAACGCAGTGGTTAGGTCTTGA
- a CDS encoding cytochrome P450: MTDLASADFFSDYALSQDPYAYWDYLREQNPVYREPHYGVVAVTGYQEVLAAFKDHESFSAVNAIGGPFPPLPFTPEGDDITEQIEAHRHLFPIHEHMVVMDPPAHERARSLLNKLLTPRRLKENEDFMWQLVDSQIDRVIANGHCEFLSEYARPFATSAIIDLLGVPEQDRPEFLAALGAEQPDGARVGALDGAPVGSDPLQYLDEKFAGYLAERRREPRGDVLSGMAAAVYPDGSTPELIEVVKPATFLFAAGQETVTKLLSAAVMTLAEHPEQQQVLRTHPERIPTFIEESLRMHSPTKVDFRLVRKSTTLGGVYLQAGTIVMLCLGAANRDPRKFDNPHEFHPDRTNVREHIAFGRGIHTCAGAPLARVEGQITVRRWLDRTKEIHLDESAHGPAGAHHFAYDPTFLLRGLTELRIEFTAG, translated from the coding sequence ATGACCGACCTCGCATCGGCGGACTTCTTCTCCGACTACGCGCTGAGCCAGGATCCGTACGCCTACTGGGACTACTTGCGCGAGCAGAATCCGGTGTACCGCGAGCCGCACTACGGAGTCGTTGCTGTCACCGGGTATCAGGAGGTCCTGGCCGCATTCAAGGACCACGAGTCGTTCTCGGCGGTCAATGCGATCGGCGGGCCGTTCCCGCCGCTGCCGTTCACACCCGAGGGCGACGACATCACCGAGCAGATCGAGGCGCACCGCCATCTGTTCCCGATCCACGAACACATGGTGGTGATGGACCCGCCGGCCCACGAGCGGGCGCGGTCGCTGCTGAACAAGTTGTTGACCCCGCGGCGGCTCAAGGAGAACGAGGACTTCATGTGGCAGCTGGTCGACAGCCAGATCGACCGCGTCATCGCAAACGGCCACTGCGAGTTCCTCTCCGAGTACGCCAGACCCTTTGCCACCTCGGCGATCATCGACCTGCTCGGGGTACCCGAGCAGGATCGGCCGGAGTTCCTGGCCGCGTTGGGCGCCGAGCAACCTGACGGTGCACGCGTCGGCGCCCTCGACGGCGCGCCGGTGGGGTCTGACCCGTTGCAGTACCTCGACGAAAAGTTCGCCGGTTACCTGGCCGAGCGCCGGCGTGAACCGCGCGGCGACGTGCTGTCGGGGATGGCTGCCGCGGTTTACCCCGACGGCTCGACGCCCGAGCTCATCGAGGTCGTCAAGCCCGCGACGTTCCTGTTCGCCGCCGGCCAGGAAACCGTCACCAAACTGCTCAGCGCCGCCGTCATGACGCTGGCCGAACACCCTGAGCAGCAACAGGTTCTGCGCACCCACCCGGAGCGCATTCCGACGTTCATCGAAGAGTCGCTGCGCATGCACTCCCCCACCAAGGTGGACTTCCGGCTGGTCCGCAAGAGCACCACGCTGGGCGGGGTGTACCTGCAGGCCGGCACGATCGTGATGTTGTGCCTCGGTGCGGCCAACCGGGATCCGCGCAAGTTCGACAACCCGCACGAGTTCCACCCGGACCGCACGAACGTCCGGGAGCACATCGCGTTCGGTCGCGGCATCCACACCTGTGCAGGGGCGCCGCTGGCTCGGGTCGAGGGGCAGATCACCGTGCGCCGGTGGCTGGACCGCACCAAGGAGATCCACCTCGACGAATCAGCCCACGGCCCGGCCGGGGCACATCACTTCGCCTATGACCCGACGTTCCTGCTGCGGGGACTCACCGAGCTGCGGATCGAGTTCACCGCTGGCTGA